A part of Opitutales bacterium genomic DNA contains:
- a CDS encoding 30S ribosomal protein S6, which produces MSTTDTRSYRASLILDTRGLETSADDLLSEFAGFASELGAEIIEKTNHGVQPFVRVTDRNFPEGTYVQIDLKAAPSFPADMKEKVRLDRRVNRIIVQSL; this is translated from the coding sequence ATGAGCACTACTGATACCCGAAGCTATCGGGCCTCTCTGATCCTCGACACCCGCGGGCTCGAGACATCTGCCGACGACCTCCTCAGCGAGTTTGCCGGATTTGCCTCTGAACTCGGCGCCGAGATCATCGAAAAAACCAACCACGGCGTCCAGCCGTTCGTCCGCGTCACTGACCGCAACTTCCCCGAGGGAACTTACGTGCAGATCGACCTTAAGGCAGCGCCCTCATTTCCTGCAGATATGAAGGAAAAAGTCCGCCTGGATCGCCGCGTGAACCGAATCATCGTTCAATCGCTGTAA
- the ssb gene encoding single-stranded DNA-binding protein, with the protein MASFNKVILLGNLTRDPEVRVTPGGLTICKFGMALNRRFRTQAGEDRDETTFVDLDAFGKQAETLSKYTRRGSLLHVEGRLKLDQWESNGEKRSKLSVVLENFQLMPRGTESSGGGGGGSRNYEDVSPPSRSSGPSQNTRTSQPVEDIEDDVPF; encoded by the coding sequence ATGGCTTCTTTCAATAAAGTAATTCTGCTCGGCAACCTGACTCGTGACCCAGAAGTGCGCGTCACCCCAGGCGGCCTCACCATCTGTAAGTTCGGCATGGCTCTCAACCGTCGCTTCCGCACCCAAGCGGGCGAAGACCGTGATGAAACCACATTCGTCGATCTTGATGCTTTTGGTAAACAAGCAGAAACACTGAGCAAGTACACGCGTCGGGGCTCCCTGCTCCACGTGGAAGGACGCCTAAAACTCGATCAATGGGAATCCAACGGAGAAAAACGCAGTAAACTTTCCGTCGTCTTAGAAAACTTCCAACTCATGCCCCGCGGAACCGAAAGCTCTGGTGGCGGCGGGGGCGGAAGCCGAAACTACGAAGACGTATCACCACCTAGCCGCAGTTCAGGGCCCTCCCAGAACACACGCACCTCACAGCCGGTCGAAGACATCGAAGATGATGTCCCTTTCTGA